A region of Elusimicrobiota bacterium DNA encodes the following proteins:
- a CDS encoding response regulator translates to MDETAPPPPPPRPRILIVDDEANLPIFLKDFLEECGFDVSMAMTGKSALRLALENPPDAIILDVDLPDTDGYTLCRAMRRTSTLRTVPIVMLTALSDKRNEIAGLRAGADDYLTKPIDTERLQARLENALSRNIRELDANPLTHLPGNTSILQEMERRLRKQEAFAVIYSDLNNFKAFNDRYGFLRGDQAIKLAAQCLVLSVEGRAAQSAVLSGLWFIGHVGGDDFVVILPAAQAEDASREIIQRFDAAVPNLYDPEDRARGFILGKTRQGEPAQFPFIGIALAIVSNGDRRFTHPGEISSMASELKSYAKSFGKSAFVTDRRRLAGDGGPLDPPASELPAASQKGSDVPTLPPDLFSELGFSYDNPPSAAPKEK, encoded by the coding sequence ATGGACGAGACCGCGCCCCCGCCCCCTCCCCCCCGTCCGCGCATCCTCATCGTGGACGACGAGGCCAACCTCCCGATCTTTCTGAAGGACTTTCTGGAGGAATGCGGGTTCGACGTTTCCATGGCGATGACGGGAAAATCGGCCTTGCGGTTGGCGCTTGAAAACCCTCCCGACGCCATCATTCTGGACGTGGATTTGCCGGATACTGACGGGTACACCCTCTGCCGAGCCATGCGGCGGACCAGCACGCTTCGGACCGTCCCGATCGTCATGTTGACCGCTCTTTCGGACAAGCGCAACGAGATCGCCGGCCTCCGAGCCGGCGCCGATGATTACCTCACCAAACCGATCGACACAGAACGGCTTCAGGCGCGTTTGGAAAATGCTCTCAGCCGGAATATCCGGGAGTTGGACGCCAACCCCCTCACCCACCTTCCGGGCAACACCAGCATTCTCCAAGAGATGGAGCGACGCCTCCGGAAGCAGGAGGCCTTTGCGGTGATCTATTCGGACCTGAACAATTTTAAGGCGTTCAACGATCGCTATGGGTTCCTGCGCGGAGACCAGGCCATTAAACTGGCGGCCCAGTGCCTCGTTTTGTCCGTGGAAGGGCGCGCGGCCCAATCGGCGGTCTTAAGCGGGCTCTGGTTCATCGGCCATGTGGGGGGCGACGATTTCGTCGTGATTCTGCCGGCGGCACAGGCCGAGGACGCTTCCCGGGAGATCATTCAACGTTTTGACGCCGCTGTGCCCAATCTGTACGACCCGGAGGATCGCGCCCGGGGGTTCATCCTGGGCAAGACCCGGCAGGGGGAGCCGGCTCAGTTCCCGTTCATCGGGATCGCCCTCGCCATCGTTTCCAACGGGGACCGGCGCTTCACCCATCCGGGCGAAATCAGTTCCATGGCCAGCGAATTGAAAAGCTACGCCAAATCGTTCGGGAAGAGCGCTTTCGTCACCGACCGCCGGCGCCTCGCCGGGGACGGAGGGCCTCTGGACCCCCCTGCCTCCGAGCTCCCGGCAGCTAGCCAGAAAGGCAGTGACGTCCCGACTCTGCCGCCCGACCTTTTTAGCGAGTTGGGGTTCTCTTACGACAACCCGCCTTCGGCCGCCCCGAAGGAGAAATAG